From Erinaceus europaeus chromosome 9, mEriEur2.1, whole genome shotgun sequence, one genomic window encodes:
- the LOC132540354 gene encoding rho GTPase-activating protein gacV-like isoform X2: protein MVLMLMGEVVVEKNSVEQGVEEEKILEEDEVEEEVVMRMNMEKEEEKEEEDEQQEEEQEKEVEKKEEERTDTKKLEHPEQLKESVETQDPCTEVQQCPSEDGEPCRQVDNDNLESPQFLQKEEPPLRVFHVQVEVDEPLDEVAVTVNLTQSR, encoded by the exons atGGTGTTGATGCTgatgggggaggtggtggtggaaaAGAATTCAGTGgagcagggggtggaggaggagaaaatattgGAAGAGGATGAGGTGGAAGAGGAAGTGGTGATGCGGATGAacatggagaaagaggaggaaaaagaggaggaggatgaacaacaggaggaggagcaggagaaggaggtcgagaagaaggaggaagaacgcACAGACACCAAGAAGCTGGAGCATCCCGAGCAGCTGAAGGAGTCTGTTGAGACCCAGGACCCGTGCACAGAGGTGCAGCAGTGTCCTTCTGAGGATGGGGAGCCCTGCAGGCAG GTGGACAATGACAACCTCGAATCGCCTCAGTTTCTGCAGAAAGAAGAGCCCCCATTGCGTGTCTTTCACGTCCAGGTGGAGGTAGATGAACCTCTGGATGAAGTTGCAGTGACTGTGAATTTGACG CAGTCACGATAA
- the LOC132540354 gene encoding rho GTPase-activating protein gacV-like isoform X1 has protein sequence MVLMLMGEVVVEKNSVEQGVEEEKILEEDEVEEEVVMRMNMEKEEEKEEEDEQQEEEQEKEVEKKEEERTDTKKLEHPEQLKESVETQDPCTEVQQCPSEDGEPCRQVDNDNLESPQFLQKEEPPLRVFHVQVEVDEPLDEVAVTVNLTNKQHQE, from the exons atGGTGTTGATGCTgatgggggaggtggtggtggaaaAGAATTCAGTGgagcagggggtggaggaggagaaaatattgGAAGAGGATGAGGTGGAAGAGGAAGTGGTGATGCGGATGAacatggagaaagaggaggaaaaagaggaggaggatgaacaacaggaggaggagcaggagaaggaggtcgagaagaaggaggaagaacgcACAGACACCAAGAAGCTGGAGCATCCCGAGCAGCTGAAGGAGTCTGTTGAGACCCAGGACCCGTGCACAGAGGTGCAGCAGTGTCCTTCTGAGGATGGGGAGCCCTGCAGGCAG GTGGACAATGACAACCTCGAATCGCCTCAGTTTCTGCAGAAAGAAGAGCCCCCATTGCGTGTCTTTCACGTCCAGGTGGAGGTAGATGAACCTCTGGATGAAGTTGCAGTGACTGTGAATTTGACG AACAAGCAACATCAAGAGTAA